A genomic window from Ilyobacter polytropus DSM 2926 includes:
- a CDS encoding anaerobic ribonucleoside triphosphate reductase: MFVIKRDGTKVPFNKEKIINAIEKAGIAAGKDIPKEFSVTAASKILNLSSDTEVESIQDMVEKELMQEYPEVAKKYILYRDMRNVERHKRTHIKKAFDGIVTVEKNNINKENANMAGDTPSGQMMTFASETTKDYTHKYLLNQEYSRAHMSGDIHIHDLDYYPTKTSTCVQYDLKKLFDNGFSSKHGKIREPKSISTYAVLATIIFQTNQNEQHGGQAIPAFDFFMAPGVLKSFRRHFRYRALTFLEFDYIEEKSKEVKLIVNSLVTTIDVDDKTKEKLASELNLPLKTVNRLVTIAYNDTKNETHQAMEGFIHNLNTMHSRGGNQVVFSSINYGTDTSPEGRMVAFELLNSTEEGLGDSETPIFPIQILKIKEGITYSEKDFKLACQNWDKAIKGKLEFETPNFDLFIRSCEVSSKRLFPNFVFLDAPFNHNEKWDINDPDRYKYEIATMGCRTRVFENVNGEKTSVGRGNISFTSINMPRLAIRAKLDAERELNGASENEIQKLAIEKFYDRVKNMSLFVGKQLADRFSFQKTALARQFPFMMSNGIWNGGETLGLNEEVGDALSSGTLGIGFIGGHNAMMALFGKGHGSDDTAYETLYNAVKIIKDTAEELSKKHKLNFSALATPAEGLSGRFTKIDKQVFGEITGVNDRDYYINSFHVDVKEDISAIEKIKKEAPFHELTRGGHITYIELDGEAKKNVLAIMKLVKEMHEAGIGYGSINHPVDRCKECGYKGIVQDNCPVCGSTNISKTRRITGYLTGDLDNWNSYKQKEEEDRVKHGM; this comes from the coding sequence ATGTTTGTTATAAAAAGAGACGGAACAAAAGTTCCCTTCAACAAAGAAAAAATAATCAATGCCATTGAAAAGGCTGGAATTGCAGCAGGTAAAGATATACCTAAAGAATTTTCAGTGACTGCGGCGTCAAAAATACTGAATTTAAGTTCAGATACAGAAGTAGAGTCTATTCAGGATATGGTAGAAAAAGAACTAATGCAGGAATATCCGGAAGTTGCAAAAAAATACATCTTGTACAGAGATATGAGAAATGTAGAAAGGCACAAAAGAACACACATAAAAAAAGCCTTTGACGGAATTGTCACAGTGGAAAAAAATAATATCAACAAAGAAAATGCAAATATGGCCGGGGACACACCAAGTGGTCAGATGATGACATTTGCCAGTGAGACTACCAAAGACTATACACATAAATATCTTCTTAACCAGGAATATTCAAGGGCCCATATGAGCGGCGATATCCATATACATGATCTGGACTATTACCCGACTAAAACGTCTACCTGTGTGCAGTACGATTTGAAGAAACTTTTTGATAACGGCTTCTCATCTAAGCATGGAAAAATAAGAGAACCAAAATCTATATCAACTTATGCTGTACTTGCTACAATTATCTTTCAGACAAATCAAAATGAACAGCACGGTGGTCAGGCAATTCCTGCTTTTGATTTCTTCATGGCTCCTGGAGTTTTAAAGTCTTTCAGAAGGCATTTTAGATATAGAGCCCTCACTTTTTTAGAATTTGACTATATAGAAGAGAAAAGCAAAGAGGTCAAATTAATAGTAAACAGCCTTGTGACTACTATAGATGTAGATGATAAGACAAAGGAAAAATTGGCATCTGAGTTAAATCTGCCTTTAAAGACAGTAAACAGACTTGTTACTATTGCATATAACGATACAAAAAATGAGACTCATCAGGCTATGGAAGGATTTATACACAACCTCAATACAATGCATTCTAGAGGAGGTAATCAGGTAGTATTCAGTTCTATAAACTATGGTACCGATACTTCTCCAGAGGGAAGAATGGTTGCTTTTGAACTTTTAAACTCTACTGAAGAGGGACTAGGGGATTCTGAAACACCAATATTCCCAATACAGATACTCAAGATAAAAGAAGGAATAACTTATTCTGAAAAAGATTTTAAATTAGCCTGCCAAAACTGGGATAAGGCTATAAAGGGTAAACTAGAGTTTGAAACTCCTAACTTTGATCTATTTATAAGATCATGTGAAGTTTCTTCAAAGAGACTTTTCCCTAATTTTGTATTTTTAGATGCACCATTTAACCATAATGAAAAATGGGATATAAATGACCCAGACAGATACAAGTACGAAATAGCCACAATGGGCTGCAGAACAAGGGTATTTGAAAATGTAAACGGAGAAAAGACATCTGTAGGAAGAGGTAACATCTCATTTACATCTATAAATATGCCTAGACTTGCAATCAGGGCGAAGTTAGATGCAGAAAGAGAACTAAATGGTGCTTCTGAAAATGAAATCCAAAAATTAGCCATAGAAAAATTTTATGACAGAGTAAAAAATATGTCTCTGTTTGTAGGAAAACAGCTAGCTGACAGATTTTCCTTTCAAAAGACCGCTCTTGCCAGACAGTTCCCATTTATGATGAGTAACGGCATATGGAACGGCGGAGAAACTCTAGGTCTAAATGAGGAAGTAGGAGACGCACTGTCTAGCGGTACTTTAGGAATCGGTTTTATCGGCGGACATAACGCAATGATGGCTCTTTTTGGTAAAGGCCATGGTTCAGACGACACAGCCTACGAAACTCTGTATAACGCTGTAAAAATAATCAAGGACACTGCTGAAGAACTTAGTAAAAAACATAAATTAAACTTCTCTGCTCTTGCGACTCCTGCGGAAGGTTTATCTGGTAGATTTACAAAAATAGATAAGCAGGTATTCGGTGAGATAACTGGAGTAAACGACAGAGACTACTATATAAATTCTTTCCACGTAGATGTAAAAGAAGATATCTCAGCAATTGAAAAAATAAAAAAAGAAGCCCCTTTCCATGAATTGACAAGAGGTGGGCACATTACATACATAGAACTAGACGGTGAGGCAAAGAAAAATGTACTGGCTATCATGAAGCTTGTAAAAGAGATGCACGAAGCCGGTATTGGTTACGGTTCTATAAATCATCCTGTAGATAGATGCAAAGAGTGCGGTTACAAAGGAATAGTCCAGGACAACTGCCCTGTTTGTGGGAGTACGAATATCTCAAAAACAAGAAGAATCACAGGTTATCTTACTGGAGACCTTGACAACTGGAACTCTTATAAACAAA